Within Paenibacillus sp. RUD330, the genomic segment CTTGGAGTCCCCCATGGCCGTGACCATGATGACCGGAATATCCCGCAGCCGCTCCGATGCCTGAATGGCCAGACATGCCGCAATGCCGTCGATGCGGGGCATCATCATATCCAGAAGGATCAGATCGACGCCAGGATCAGGCGCGCCTTCGCGCATCTCTTCCCCGGTCTCGGACAAGCCGAGAATCGAGAACAGCTCCATGCCCGAGGAGGCTGCCCGGATATCCCGGTATCCGGCCCGCTTGAGCATTTCCTGAACGACCGTTATATTCATCGCGTTGTCGTCTACTACTACTATGCGCATGTTAATGTAATCTCCCCGGAAATCATGGCAAAAGCAGGAAGGTTTGTCCCCCTGCCGCCTTTTTTCTGTCCTAATGGTAGCCCATGTAGCCGATAAAGTCCAGTTGCGGAAGCCTTCCGCCGGCCAGCCGCTTGCCTACGCCTTGCTCTTGCCTGCACGAAGCAGACGCGCCGCTTGAATCCCTACATCCAGCCAGCCTACCCATGCCGGAGAAGAAGAAGTTTCATCCGCAAGAACGGGAACCTTGGACGGGCGTTCTCCCGTCGCCGGCGTGCCGGACCGCAGCGGGACCGCCGTTCCGGCATAAGCGGCAGCCGCGCCGTCAAGAGATTTCTCGGATGCGGCCGCCGCGCTTGCCGCGCCTTCCTCCAGCTGAGCATGGACGGCCGACTCATGCGCCTTGCGGCGCAGCTTGTTTGTCCAGCCGGAGGAGAACTCCCGCGCGGCCGACGCCACTTCATGCACCGTCTTGCCGACCTCGCGAACCGAAGCCA encodes:
- a CDS encoding DUF948 domain-containing protein, which encodes MSMILEISVLIIALSIAVLVGFLVQTLRKAQHSLEAASGAIREVQGAVKEWKGDVDALVVSVKDLTNQVNHQIDAVDPLMASVREVGKTVHEVASAAREFSSGWTNKLRRKAHESAVHAQLEEGAASAAAASEKSLDGAAAAYAGTAVPLRSGTPATGERPSKVPVLADETSSSPAWVGWLDVGIQAARLLRAGKSKA